The following proteins are encoded in a genomic region of Sorangiineae bacterium MSr12523:
- a CDS encoding chorismate mutase, with product MQIVRPLRVAWMVLSLAACAGGGAEQKKAAEPTAPSPADKAVVSIASLASERLGIADRVAASKWGTDKPIEDPPREKQVLDDMAKRASDMGVDGEAVQRIFRDQIEANKLVQRGLHQQWTAAPATAPTTRPDLAKEVRPALDRIGGDLLTAIRDAQPVLTGPQCAASVERARTQVAASLDELHRQGLERALLHACR from the coding sequence ATGCAAATCGTGAGGCCGCTTCGAGTCGCGTGGATGGTGCTCTCTCTCGCCGCGTGCGCTGGCGGGGGTGCGGAACAGAAAAAAGCTGCGGAGCCCACGGCGCCGTCGCCGGCCGACAAGGCGGTCGTGTCGATTGCCTCGCTGGCGAGCGAGCGCTTGGGCATCGCGGATCGGGTGGCGGCCTCGAAGTGGGGCACGGACAAGCCCATCGAGGATCCGCCGCGCGAGAAGCAGGTCCTCGACGACATGGCCAAACGCGCTTCGGACATGGGCGTCGACGGCGAAGCCGTGCAGCGCATCTTTCGCGACCAGATCGAGGCGAACAAACTGGTCCAGCGCGGGCTGCATCAACAATGGACGGCCGCCCCCGCCACGGCGCCGACGACGCGTCCCGATTTGGCCAAGGAGGTGCGGCCGGCGCTGGATCGCATCGGAGGGGATCTCCTGACCGCCATCCGCGACGCCCAGCCGGTGCTCACCGGTCCGCAGTGCGCAGCCTCCGTGGAGCGCGCACGCACCCAGGTCGCTGCCAGCTTGGACGAACTGCACCGGCAAGGCCTGGAGCGCGCGCTCCTGCACGCGTGCCGCTAG
- a CDS encoding exonuclease codes for MSYVMVDVEADGPIPGDYSMICFGAVIVEPGLSRTFYGRLRPISDNWVAEALHVSGFSREETLEFDDPKQVMTNFDLWLKENARSRRLFISDNNGFDWQFINWYFHHFLGRNPFGFSSLNLGSLYKGVVKDTFQTFKHLRKTRHTHNPVDDALGNAEALLEMKERLGLTISFE; via the coding sequence ATGAGTTACGTGATGGTCGATGTCGAAGCCGATGGCCCCATCCCGGGCGATTACTCGATGATCTGCTTTGGTGCGGTCATCGTCGAGCCGGGGCTCTCGCGGACCTTCTACGGGCGGCTTAGGCCCATCTCGGACAATTGGGTGGCCGAGGCGCTGCACGTGAGCGGCTTCTCGCGCGAGGAAACGTTGGAATTCGACGACCCGAAGCAAGTGATGACCAACTTCGACCTTTGGCTGAAGGAGAACGCCCGCAGCCGGCGATTGTTCATCTCCGACAACAATGGCTTCGACTGGCAATTCATCAATTGGTACTTCCACCACTTCCTGGGGCGAAATCCCTTTGGATTTAGTTCGCTGAACCTGGGTTCCCTTTACAAAGGGGTCGTCAAGGATACGTTCCAGACGTTCAAGCACCTGCGCAAGACACGCCACACGCACAATCCCGTGGACGATGCGCTGGGCAATGCCGAGGCCCTGTTGGAAATGAAGGAGCGGTTGGGCCTGACTATTTCGTTCGAGTGA
- a CDS encoding amidohydrolase family protein produces the protein MLRHAIPVLLVASALGSAGCSSAGAEVPRAPASSTERAMAMTHVTLIDPASGPRPDVTIVMAGHRITAVGPSASTPVPEHAQVHDETGHFAVPGFWDAHVHLTQMGMDLMPLFVANGITSVRDMGSTFEDIVRWKQARTAGQPAPRVFAPGPKIDGKGESWGDNWIITSPESARRAVDDLKAYGVDFIKVHAGLSRPIYDALADESRKKGLFFSGHVGGDYPAAWAAKSGQRTIEHGSSMVPCSNAERAQLRADPKLVPLMKWVCADSNDDVLPELARAGVWLTPTLVSWRGKTMMHTEAPSLEGYRYVSAALEKRWLGDGEETPPLPIEREVLAQFGPLAARAHRAGVHLLVGTDIGDPYVVPGFGLHDEMQLLVEAGIPPLVALRSATLEAARALGVDATTGTIEVGKSADVVVLDADPLANIRNTRRIDAVVQNGQWLDRAKLTALLEPLTRTK, from the coding sequence ATGCTGCGCCACGCGATCCCGGTTCTCCTCGTCGCAAGCGCGCTCGGTTCGGCGGGGTGCTCGTCCGCGGGCGCGGAAGTGCCCCGCGCGCCCGCCTCGAGCACCGAGCGCGCGATGGCCATGACGCATGTCACCCTGATCGATCCCGCGAGCGGGCCGCGGCCCGATGTCACCATCGTGATGGCCGGCCATCGCATCACCGCCGTTGGGCCGTCGGCGAGCACACCGGTGCCCGAGCACGCGCAGGTGCACGATGAAACGGGCCACTTTGCCGTTCCGGGCTTTTGGGACGCCCACGTGCACCTCACGCAAATGGGCATGGACTTGATGCCGCTTTTCGTGGCCAACGGCATCACCAGCGTGCGCGACATGGGCAGCACGTTCGAGGACATCGTGCGCTGGAAGCAAGCGCGCACCGCAGGACAACCTGCGCCGCGCGTCTTTGCGCCGGGCCCGAAGATCGATGGCAAGGGCGAGTCGTGGGGCGACAATTGGATCATCACCTCGCCCGAAAGCGCCCGCCGCGCCGTGGACGATCTCAAGGCGTACGGCGTCGACTTCATCAAAGTGCACGCGGGCCTATCGCGCCCCATCTACGATGCACTCGCCGACGAGAGCCGCAAGAAGGGACTCTTCTTCTCGGGCCACGTGGGCGGAGACTACCCTGCAGCATGGGCCGCGAAGTCCGGCCAGCGCACCATCGAGCATGGGAGCAGCATGGTGCCCTGCTCGAATGCCGAGCGCGCGCAGCTCCGTGCCGATCCGAAGCTCGTTCCATTGATGAAATGGGTTTGCGCGGACTCGAACGACGATGTCCTGCCCGAGCTGGCGCGCGCCGGCGTGTGGCTCACGCCGACGTTGGTCTCGTGGCGCGGAAAAACGATGATGCACACGGAAGCGCCCTCGCTGGAGGGGTATCGCTACGTGTCCGCGGCCCTGGAGAAGCGTTGGCTCGGCGACGGCGAGGAGACCCCGCCGCTGCCCATCGAGCGTGAGGTGCTCGCGCAGTTTGGCCCGCTGGCCGCACGAGCGCACCGTGCCGGTGTGCATTTGCTCGTGGGAACGGATATCGGCGATCCTTACGTGGTGCCAGGATTCGGGCTGCATGACGAGATGCAGCTGCTCGTGGAGGCCGGAATCCCGCCGCTCGTGGCATTGCGGAGCGCGACGCTCGAGGCCGCACGCGCCCTGGGCGTCGACGCCACGACAGGAACGATCGAGGTTGGGAAAAGCGCCGACGTGGTGGTCCTCGACGCCGATCCGCTGGCCAATATCCGCAACACCCGCCGCATTGACGCGGTGGTTCAAAATGGCCAATGGCTCGATCGCGCCAAGCTGACCGCGCTCTTGGAGCCGCTCACTCGAACGAAATAG